In one window of Duganella dendranthematis DNA:
- a CDS encoding BPSS1780 family membrane protein: MEKLPARAGWQWVKQGLHLFRQQPGGLMALLFICMFSSFFILLLPVLGQIVWCVMMPLFSIALLQGCAEVDQGRRAMPHLLLVGVQSPMRKQLLLLGGINCVLMVLAMVAIYSLSGDAINALREAQAKGAIKPDDVEGLFSGMLAGSAIYIIGWLLMSLTAPLVFWQKMALTKALFFSVVGVLRGIKAFVVAVIALHLMYFVGVQLVVLVLGISSLTVAAIFTLFLISLVLVHCMLYAAYKQIFGTPPALPEVIDLNKPL, encoded by the coding sequence ATGGAAAAACTTCCCGCACGCGCAGGCTGGCAATGGGTCAAACAGGGCCTGCACCTGTTCCGCCAACAGCCCGGTGGACTGATGGCGCTGCTGTTCATCTGCATGTTCTCGTCGTTCTTCATCCTGCTGCTGCCAGTGTTGGGGCAGATCGTCTGGTGCGTGATGATGCCGCTGTTCAGCATCGCCCTGCTGCAGGGCTGCGCCGAGGTCGACCAGGGCCGGCGCGCCATGCCGCACCTGCTGCTGGTGGGCGTGCAGTCGCCGATGCGCAAGCAGCTGTTGCTGCTCGGCGGCATCAACTGCGTGCTGATGGTATTGGCGATGGTGGCGATCTACAGCCTGTCCGGCGACGCCATCAACGCCTTGCGCGAAGCGCAGGCCAAGGGCGCGATCAAGCCGGACGATGTGGAAGGTCTGTTCAGCGGCATGCTGGCCGGATCGGCCATCTACATCATCGGCTGGCTGCTGATGTCGTTGACGGCGCCGCTGGTTTTCTGGCAGAAGATGGCACTGACCAAGGCGTTGTTCTTCAGCGTGGTCGGCGTGCTGCGTGGCATCAAGGCGTTCGTGGTCGCCGTGATCGCGCTGCACCTGATGTACTTCGTCGGCGTGCAGCTGGTGGTGCTGGTGCTGGGCATATCGAGCCTGACCGTGGCCGCCATCTTCACGCTGTTCCTGATCTCGCTGGTGCTGGTGCATTGCATGCTGTATGCCGCCTACAAGCAGATATTCGGCACGCCTCCGGCGCTGCCGGAGGTGATCGACCTGAACAAGCCGCTCTAG
- a CDS encoding homoserine kinase, which translates to MAVFTPVALDDVAQWITQFPLGKALELKGISSGIENSNFFLTTEHGEYVLTIFENLSFEQLPFYLNLMRHLAERGVLVPAPVANDKGELIVALHGKPASIVSKLEGRSQMDPQPVHCAAVGAMLAKMHLAGQDYALQQPNLRGLAWWHATTPEVLPFIPDQQAHLLRAEVHFQDAFAACDIYKQLQTGPVHADLFRNNVMFDGERLTGFFDFYFAGCDTWLFDVAVTVNDWCIDLDTGVLDTARVRALLDAYHAVRPFTAAEHTAWQPMLRAGALRFWLSRLYDFYRPREAEMLTPHDPGHFERILRERIATPAPGLF; encoded by the coding sequence ATGGCAGTCTTTACCCCGGTAGCGCTGGACGATGTCGCCCAGTGGATCACCCAATTTCCGCTCGGCAAAGCGCTTGAGCTCAAAGGCATCAGTTCCGGCATTGAAAACAGCAATTTCTTCCTGACGACAGAGCACGGTGAGTATGTACTCACCATCTTCGAAAACCTGTCGTTTGAACAACTGCCGTTCTACCTCAACCTGATGCGCCACCTGGCCGAGCGCGGCGTGCTGGTGCCGGCCCCGGTAGCCAATGACAAAGGCGAGTTGATCGTCGCCCTGCACGGCAAGCCGGCTTCCATCGTCAGCAAGCTGGAGGGCCGTTCGCAAATGGACCCGCAGCCGGTGCATTGCGCCGCCGTCGGCGCCATGCTGGCCAAAATGCATCTGGCCGGCCAGGATTACGCCTTGCAGCAGCCCAACCTGCGCGGTCTGGCCTGGTGGCACGCCACCACACCGGAAGTGCTGCCCTTCATCCCCGACCAGCAAGCGCACCTGCTGCGGGCCGAAGTGCACTTCCAGGACGCTTTCGCCGCCTGCGACATCTACAAGCAGCTGCAAACCGGCCCGGTCCACGCCGACCTGTTCCGCAACAACGTGATGTTTGACGGCGAGCGCCTGACCGGCTTCTTCGATTTCTACTTCGCCGGCTGCGACACCTGGCTGTTCGACGTCGCCGTCACCGTCAATGACTGGTGCATCGACCTCGACACTGGCGTGCTGGACACCGCACGCGTGCGCGCCCTGCTGGACGCTTACCACGCCGTGCGGCCGTTCACCGCCGCCGAGCACACCGCCTGGCAGCCGATGCTGCGGGCCGGCGCGCTGCGCTTCTGGCTGTCGCGCCTGTATGATTTCTACCGTCCGCGCGAAGCCGAAATGCTGACGCCGCACGATCCCGGTCACTTTGAGCGCATCCTGCGCGAACGCATCGCCACCCCGGCGCCAGGACTGTTCTGA
- a CDS encoding UvrD-helicase domain-containing protein has protein sequence MQNLLHNLNEEQLAAVTLPAQSALILAGAGSGKTRVLTTRIAWLVQTGQVSPSGILAVTFTNKAAKEMLTRLSAMLPINTRGMWIGTFHGLCNRLLRTHHRDAALPQTFQILDSQDQLSAIKRLLKANNVDDEKFPPKEIMYFINGAKDQGLRADKIDPYNADERKKVELYQLYDDQCQREGVVDFAELLLRTYELLLRNQPLREHYQQRFQHILVDEFQDTNDLQYKWLKLLAGHGTQRGGVVFAVGDDDQSIYAFRGANVGNMSAFEREFNVKNLIKLEQNYRSHGHILDAANILIANNSKRLGKNLRTDAGHGEQVRVYEANSDLSEASWIIEETKNLIHDGASRSEIAVLYRSNAQSRVIEHALFSAGIPYHVYGGLRYFQRAEVKHAIAYLQLMDNPHNDSAFLRVVNFPTRGIGARTLETLQAAAEQYRISLYAAVPYITGKAGTSLSGFVKLIEGVRFETQQMALPELVRIVLEQSTLLTHYATEKEGADRIENLEQMVSAATQFLSEEGYGQGSPAHLGPQSQAQAGDAIINQDGIEILDADAPLSTVMSPLSAFLSHASLEAGDNQAAASQEAVQMMTVHSAKGLEFNNVFITGLEEGLFPHESSSREHDGVEEERRLMYVAITRARERLYLSFAQTRMLHGQTRYNMKSRFFEELPEESLKWLTPKVQPNWFGAKKSAWDEAPLVGSDKALAQQISSKALAASTGWRLGQSVAHAKFGEGVIVNIEGSGNNARAQINFGSAGMKVLDLSIAKLEKI, from the coding sequence ATGCAAAATCTTCTCCACAACCTTAACGAGGAACAGCTCGCCGCTGTCACCTTGCCCGCGCAGAGCGCCCTGATCCTGGCGGGCGCCGGTTCCGGTAAAACCCGTGTCCTGACCACCCGTATCGCCTGGCTGGTCCAGACCGGTCAAGTGTCGCCCTCCGGTATCCTGGCCGTGACCTTTACCAATAAGGCCGCCAAGGAGATGCTGACCCGTCTGTCCGCCATGTTGCCGATTAATACGCGCGGCATGTGGATCGGCACCTTCCATGGCCTGTGCAACCGCCTGCTACGCACCCACCATCGCGACGCCGCCTTGCCGCAGACCTTCCAGATCCTCGATTCGCAGGATCAGCTGTCGGCCATCAAGCGCCTGTTGAAGGCCAATAACGTCGATGACGAGAAGTTTCCGCCGAAGGAGATCATGTACTTCATCAACGGCGCCAAGGACCAGGGCCTGCGCGCCGACAAGATCGATCCCTACAACGCCGACGAGCGCAAGAAGGTCGAGCTGTACCAGCTGTACGACGATCAATGCCAGCGCGAAGGCGTGGTCGATTTCGCCGAACTGTTGCTGCGCACCTATGAACTGCTGCTGCGCAACCAGCCGTTGCGCGAACATTATCAGCAGCGCTTCCAGCACATTCTGGTCGATGAGTTTCAGGATACCAATGATCTGCAGTACAAGTGGTTGAAGCTGCTGGCGGGTCACGGCACCCAGCGTGGCGGCGTGGTGTTTGCCGTCGGCGACGATGACCAGTCGATTTATGCGTTCCGTGGCGCCAACGTCGGCAATATGAGCGCGTTCGAGCGCGAGTTCAACGTCAAGAATTTGATCAAGCTGGAGCAGAATTACCGCTCGCACGGCCACATTCTGGACGCGGCCAACATCCTGATCGCCAATAACAGCAAGCGCCTGGGCAAGAATCTGCGCACCGACGCCGGCCACGGCGAGCAGGTGCGCGTCTACGAAGCCAATTCAGACCTGTCCGAAGCATCGTGGATTATCGAAGAAACCAAGAACCTGATCCATGACGGCGCATCGCGTAGCGAGATCGCCGTGCTGTACCGCTCCAATGCGCAGTCGCGCGTGATCGAGCATGCGCTGTTCTCGGCCGGCATTCCGTACCATGTGTACGGCGGCCTGCGTTACTTCCAACGCGCCGAGGTCAAGCACGCCATCGCGTATCTGCAATTGATGGACAACCCGCACAACGATTCGGCCTTCTTGCGCGTGGTGAATTTCCCCACGCGCGGGATCGGCGCCCGCACGCTGGAGACGCTGCAGGCCGCTGCCGAGCAGTACCGCATCTCGCTGTACGCCGCCGTGCCGTACATCACCGGCAAGGCGGGCACGTCGCTGTCAGGCTTCGTCAAACTGATCGAAGGCGTGCGCTTTGAAACGCAGCAGATGGCCTTGCCGGAACTGGTGCGCATCGTACTGGAACAATCCACGCTGCTTACTCACTACGCCACCGAAAAAGAAGGCGCCGACCGCATCGAAAACTTGGAGCAGATGGTCAGCGCCGCCACCCAGTTCCTGTCGGAAGAGGGCTACGGCCAGGGCTCGCCGGCGCATCTGGGCCCGCAGTCGCAGGCGCAGGCTGGCGACGCCATCATCAACCAGGATGGTATCGAGATCCTGGATGCGGATGCGCCGCTGTCGACCGTAATGTCGCCGCTGTCGGCCTTCCTGTCGCACGCCTCGCTGGAGGCCGGCGACAACCAGGCCGCCGCTAGCCAGGAAGCGGTGCAGATGATGACGGTGCACTCGGCCAAGGGGCTGGAGTTCAACAATGTCTTCATCACCGGTCTGGAAGAGGGCTTGTTCCCGCACGAGAGCAGTTCGCGCGAGCACGACGGCGTGGAAGAGGAACGCCGCCTGATGTACGTGGCGATCACGCGCGCGCGCGAGCGTCTGTACCTGAGCTTCGCGCAGACCCGCATGTTGCACGGCCAGACCCGCTACAACATGAAGTCGCGCTTCTTTGAAGAGTTGCCGGAAGAGTCGCTGAAGTGGCTGACGCCGAAGGTGCAGCCGAACTGGTTCGGCGCCAAGAAGTCGGCCTGGGACGAAGCGCCGTTGGTGGGTTCGGACAAGGCGCTGGCGCAGCAAATTTCCAGCAAGGCGCTGGCGGCCAGCACCGGCTGGCGGCTGGGCCAATCGGTGGCCCACGCCAAGTTCGGCGAGGGCGTGATCGTGAATATCGAAGGCAGCGGCAATAACGCCCGCGCTCAGATCAACTTCGGCAGCGCCGGCATGAAAGTGCTGGACCTGAGCATCGCCAAGCTGGAGAAAATCTAG